The sequence ATACAAGGAGGATTAGATGAAACTTTTTCAATATCTTGATAACAATCATATATAGGTTGAGGAGTCATTATCATTCCTGGCCCTCCTCCATAAGGATAATCATCCGTTTTTTTATGTTTATCTAAAGAATAATCTCGAATATTTTTAATATGAATATCTATAATTTTACGATCAATTCCTCTTTTTATAATACTTGTTCTTTTAAAAGTTTCAAATAATTCTGGAAATAAGGTTAAAACATCTATTCTCATAAATTCATCAAATCCTTAGGTATATCAGCTTTTGCAATTTTTTTATAAATATCAATTTCTTGAAATATTTCTTTAAGTGCGGGCACTAATATTTCCCTATCCCCTATATCTATTACATAAATATCAGTAGGAGCTATTTGTAAAACTTCTTTAATAATTCCAATCTTTTTTCCCTGTATAGAATATACTAGCACTCCTATTAAATCCGAAATAAAATATTGGTCCTTAGAGAGTTTTATAGCATCTTCTCTTCTAATATCAATAAAAGAATCTTTTAATTTTTCTGCTTGGTCACGCGTAGTAATTTCTTTGAATTTTACTAAAACTAAATTTTTATGTATACGAATATTTTGTATCGTTAATAACCTATTAAATGATTCTTTTTCAAGATATACTATTTTTAAAGTAAAAAATCTTTCTATATGATCTGTTAACGGTAGAATTTTTACTTCTCCTTTTATTCCATGAACATTTATAATTTTACCTACTCGTAAGAATTTTTCCATTTTTTCACCACTCTTTTATAATTCATTAAATATGATTTGTTAAAATGAAGCGGTTCATACTTATTATTTTTTAATATTGAAAGAGTTAGGCTTAGCCTAACTCTTTTTATTGAATAATTTCAAGCATTACTCTTTTGTTTTCTTTTGCAGCAGCTGCTTTTACAACAGTTCGGATCGCCTTTGCAATTCTACCTTGTTTCCCTATTACTTTTCCCATATCTTCAGATGCAACTTTTAACTCTAAAATTAAAGATTGCTCTCCTTGTACTTCTCTAACCTCTACACACTCTGGCTTGTCAACCAATGCTTTTGTAATTATTTCAACTAGTTCACGCACAGGTCATAACCTCCCCTATATCACTTTTCCTATGATTATTCTAAAATCCCTTGCTTTTTTAATAAAGATTTTACTGTATCAGATGGCTGTGCTCCATTGTTTAACCATTTTTGTGCTTTTTCACCATCAATTTTTAATTCTACAGGTTCTGATATGGGATTGTAATAACCAATTTCTTCAATAAATTTACCATCTCTAGGTGCTCGTGAATCTGCTACAACGATTCTATAAAAAGGTCTTTTTTTAGCGCCCATTCTTTTTAATCTAATTTTTACTGCCATATTCCTCACCTCCTTTAACTTATACACATTGCCTACATAAAAGGAAATTTGAATCTTCCTTTTTTATTTCCTTTTTCTATAGAGGAAAGTTGTTTCATCATTTTCTTTGTTTGCTCAAAACTTTTAATCAATTTATTTACATCTTGTACTTTTGTTCCACTTCCTAAAGCAATTCTTTTTCTTCTACTTGCATTAATAAGAGAAGGATCTCTTCTTTCTTCCTTAGTCATAGAATTAATAATTGCTTCGCTTTGTATTAATTGACGGTCATCTAATTCAATTCCTTTTAATTTTTTACTATTTATTCCTGGTAACATTCCTAAAACATCACTTAAGGGTCCCATATTTTTTACTTGTTGCAATTGCTCTAAAAAGTCCTCAAAAGTAAATTGTTGAGATCTTAATTTTTTTTCTAATTCAATTGCCTTTTTTTCATCAAAATTTTCTTGAGCTTTTTCTATTAA is a genomic window of Garciella nitratireducens DSM 15102 containing:
- the rimM gene encoding ribosome maturation factor RimM (Essential for efficient processing of 16S rRNA), translated to MEKFLRVGKIINVHGIKGEVKILPLTDHIERFFTLKIVYLEKESFNRLLTIQNIRIHKNLVLVKFKEITTRDQAEKLKDSFIDIRREDAIKLSKDQYFISDLIGVLVYSIQGKKIGIIKEVLQIAPTDIYVIDIGDREILVPALKEIFQEIDIYKKIAKADIPKDLMNL
- a CDS encoding KH domain-containing protein — protein: MRELVEIITKALVDKPECVEVREVQGEQSLILELKVASEDMGKVIGKQGRIAKAIRTVVKAAAAKENKRVMLEIIQ
- the rpsP gene encoding 30S ribosomal protein S16, with translation MAVKIRLKRMGAKKRPFYRIVVADSRAPRDGKFIEEIGYYNPISEPVELKIDGEKAQKWLNNGAQPSDTVKSLLKKQGILE